Proteins encoded in a region of the Vicia villosa cultivar HV-30 ecotype Madison, WI linkage group LG5, Vvil1.0, whole genome shotgun sequence genome:
- the LOC131608247 gene encoding protein RGF1 INDUCIBLE TRANSCRIPTION FACTOR 1-like, protein MVGKNDSAKGRNRDWIRELMNSSSGYCDDHHDLRSNENNTFCVDCAVRMCRHCKEAHSMHTMFQIYRYSYQDVFRHSDLHNLFDCSNIQTYISNNERIVHLKPRPPIYKSKPGDQCPESKSKSKESNLSARFKLGGTTCEQCGKHLQDERSRWCSIICKISALPVEHQSQGPNHHTKRSLVFNQSGRCTITPKIEAIDFTMSDNLNSEPESSISEAEPCGRVEVVNFRKRPRKTPPQRPHFVFIS, encoded by the exons ATG GTGGGGAAGAATGATTCAGCAAAGGGAAGGAATAGAGATTGGATTAGGGAACTTATGAATAGTAGCTCTGGTTATTGTGATGATCATCATGATCTTCGATCTAATGAGAACAATACTTTCTGTGTAGATTGTGCTGTTAGAATGTGTAGGCACTGTAAGGAAGCTCATTCCATGCATACAATGTTTCAGATTTACAGATATTCCTATCAGGATGTTTTTCGACATTCCGACTTGCACAACCTTTTCGACTGCTCAAATATTCAG ACTTACATATCCAATAATGAAAGGATTGTGCATCTAAAACCTCGGCCTCCAATCTATAAATCTAAACCTGGTGATCAATGCCCTGAATCTAAATCTAAATCAAAAGAAAGCAACTTATCAGCAAGATTTAAATTGGGAGGTACTACATGCGAACAATGCGGAAAACACTTGCAAGACGAGCGCAGTCGCTGGTGTTCAATTATATGCAAG ATCTCAGCACTACCAGTGGAGCATCAAAGCCAAGGTCCTAATCATCACACAAAAAGGAGTTTAGTTTTCAACCAAAGTGGTAGATGCACCATCACTCCCAAAATTGAAGCAATTGACTTCACTATGAGTGATAACCTTAATTCGGAACCGGAGTCATCTATTTCTGAAGCTGAGCCATGTGGGCGGGTTGAAGTTGTGAATTTCAGGAAGCGCCCGAGAAAAACCCCTCCTCAAAGGCCTCACTTTGTTTTCATTTCTTAG